From the Luteolibacter arcticus genome, one window contains:
- a CDS encoding sugar phosphate isomerase/epimerase family protein yields MKLHNAMWPGLVGKEPGTDHPPISLERMLEMTAAASVNGRKYDGVDLFLFHPHTDPDASDDAIKAMADQIAAHGLKVGSLVAPVWPGTVGGPAFGSDDDRKNFVLAVEKACRIADILKAHGVREYGLIRIDSAGGVHDWSEDPAGNTKKIAETWREAGKVAAQHGERLAAEGEICWGGMHSWKAMIDTLEATGMPETVGFQADLAHTYLYLMGYNAPEAALLKEGYTDEEFWPAYKTLTDALRPWTIDFHVAQNDGTVHGTGSHDKTGRHCRADDPNGKLDIAKCSAFWLKDAAARGMKHFCWDGCMFSNEILEDAHTWETILGKMIEVDEAL; encoded by the coding sequence ATGAAACTTCACAATGCCATGTGGCCCGGCCTGGTCGGGAAGGAACCCGGCACCGACCATCCGCCGATCTCGCTCGAGCGCATGCTCGAAATGACCGCCGCCGCCTCCGTCAATGGCCGCAAGTACGACGGCGTGGACCTGTTCCTGTTTCACCCACACACCGATCCCGACGCTTCCGACGACGCGATCAAGGCGATGGCCGACCAGATCGCGGCGCACGGCCTGAAGGTCGGCTCGCTGGTGGCCCCGGTCTGGCCGGGCACCGTCGGCGGCCCGGCTTTCGGCTCCGATGACGACCGCAAGAACTTCGTTCTCGCGGTCGAGAAAGCCTGCCGCATCGCCGACATCCTCAAGGCGCACGGCGTGCGCGAGTATGGCCTCATCCGCATCGACTCCGCCGGCGGCGTTCACGACTGGTCGGAAGATCCTGCGGGTAATACCAAGAAGATCGCCGAGACCTGGCGTGAAGCTGGCAAGGTCGCTGCCCAACACGGCGAGCGCCTCGCTGCCGAGGGCGAGATCTGTTGGGGCGGCATGCATTCGTGGAAGGCGATGATCGACACGCTTGAAGCGACCGGCATGCCGGAGACCGTTGGCTTCCAGGCCGACCTCGCCCACACCTACCTCTACCTCATGGGCTACAATGCGCCCGAGGCCGCCTTGCTCAAGGAAGGCTACACCGACGAGGAATTCTGGCCCGCCTACAAGACGCTCACCGACGCGCTGCGCCCGTGGACCATCGACTTCCACGTCGCCCAGAACGACGGCACCGTCCACGGCACCGGCAGCCACGACAAGACCGGCCGCCATTGCCGCGCCGACGATCCAAACGGCAAGCTCGACATCGCCAAGTGCTCGGCCTTCTGGCTCAAGGACGCCGCCGCCCGCGGGATGAAGCACTTCTGTTGGGACGGTTGCATGTTCTCCAACGAGATCCTCGAGGACGCCCACACCTGGGAGACCATCCTCGGCAAGATGATCGAAGTCGACGAGGCGCTCTGA